One genomic region from Augochlora pura isolate Apur16 chromosome 7, APUR_v2.2.1, whole genome shotgun sequence encodes:
- the LOC144473382 gene encoding uncharacterized protein LOC144473382: MFGCPREAVRVKVKKCETRHQPEYRKFSVDPQITSIEVLQSILIKAFDIKGEFTVSYRAIDDYGSETYLFLLSDWDLDAAFISASEPYLYLQVNLKPFGETGDCECYWEQNAQEVSTRQETGFPYRTPKLPGLIMNKMERTLNLVQRALGNFGEDSHQQSVQPPRQPLTDAEFRRFLDPIGQVILPKELRAVIYFGGIEPSLRKVVWKHILNVYPEGMSGRIRMDYMKKKSQEYLNLRERWKTLVQKGQNVGDLGYVTSMVRKDVLRTDRHHKFYGGSDDNQNTASLFNILTTYALNHPSVSYCQGMSDLASPLLVTMRDEAQAYICLCALMRRLKDNFMLDGIAMTTKFAHLAEGLQHYDPDFYVYLKSHQADDLLFCYRWLLLEMKREFALDDALRMLEVLWAALPASPPSGELSLAEVPFPPPSPPPSPNVKHIRENAYTKVCAIRRQSSSASIAATGKRKVLNTEESVQLSTETNGDAKRSSSPYETFSEPENDLTTAKNRRNTESTEKCLSTGSLPGKSKRVNLLELKERLSSPNKDQNKINEQTETEKKCARVVKNLNEFLNFTSLNRSKVTPSDTEPELRRVSSESGVIRVLKDEPSSPDDPTDFFPMTTSMTRELRLELESLDRQVFGPSPPSDQQCDCVLSKRESELAENETDTELARCSPAADVFVWENPLHTLQPKPHPATPDEQAELEYDGEILEDQNGVKSVTPIRLLKRTTRSESASDSEETENLHQSAAIPESPTKPPVQEHCEEATELTNLIPAGTNEDQLGESSLPPPNEFGGGNPFLMFLCITLLLQHRDFVMRNQMDYNEMAMHFDKMVRRHNVLQVLNQARQLFAGYLRRHSFSSSTLKSDSNV; this comes from the exons ATGTTCGGCTGCCCTAGGGAGGCCGTCCGCGTCAAAGTGAAG aaatgcGAAACCAGACATCAGCCCGAGTACCGAAAATTCAGCGTGGATCCGCAGATAACATCCATTGAAGTACTTCAGAGCATACTCATCAAAGCGTTCGACATCAAAgg TGAGTTCACAGTTTCGTATCGAGCAATAGACGACTATGGATCGGAAACGTACTTGTTCCTTCTTTCTGATTGGGACTTGGATGCAGCATTTATTAG CGCTTCGGAACCGTATTTATACCTTCAAGTCAACTTGAAACCATTCGGAGAAACGGGCGACTGCGAATGCTACTGGGAACAGAATGCCCAGGAAGTATCAACGCGACAGGAAACTGGGTTTCCATACAGGACACCCAAGTTACCTGGCCTCATAATGAATAAG ATGGAGAGAACATTAAACCTGGTTCAACGTGCTCTAGGTAACTTTGGTGAGGATTCTCATCAACAAAGTGTACAACCACCGCGGCAACCGTTGACGGACGCAGAATTCAGGCGATTTTTGGATCCTATCGGCCAGGTGATACTTCCGAAGGAGTTAAGGGCCGTGATATACTTTGGAGGAATTGAGCCCAGTTTACGCAAAGTTGTTTGGAAGCACATACTAAATGTGTATCCTGAAGGTATGTCGGGGCGGATCAGAATGGACTACATGAAGAAAAAATCACAGGAGTATCTAAATCTTCGGGAAAGGTGGAAAACTCTTGTTCAAAAGGGACAGAATGTCGGAGACCTGGGCTATGTTACGAGCATGGTGCGCAAAGACGTGTTGAGAACTGATAGGCATCACAAATTTTACGGTGGATCCGACGATAATCAGAATACGGCCagtctatttaatattctaactaCGTATGCCTTGAACCACCCAAGCGTCAGTTATTGTCAAGGCATGAGTGATCTAGCTTCACCGCTTCTTGTTACGATGAGGGACGAGGCACAAGCGTATATATGCTTATGTGCTCTAATGAGGAGATTAAAGGATAATTTTATGCTCGATGGAATTGCGATGACCACCAAATTTGCTCATCTAGCCGAAG GATTGCAGCACTACGATCCGGACTTCTACGTTTATCTGAAATCTCACCAAGCGGACGATTTGTTGTTTTGTTATCGATGGCtattattagaaatgaaaCGTGAATTTGCTTTGGACGATGCGTTAAGGATGCTGGAAGTTCTCTGGGCTGCGCTACCAGCTTCGCCACCGAGCGGAGAACTTAGTCTCGCTGAAGTACCTTTTCCTCCACCTTCCCCACCACCAAGTCCAAATGTAAAACATATTCGTGAGAATGCGTACACAAAAGTTTGCGCTATTAGACGGCAAAGTTCTTCCGCAAGCATAGCTGCGACAGGTAAAAGAAAAGTTTTGAATACTGAAGAATCTGTACAACTTTCTACAGAAACCAACGGAGATGCAAAGag ATCGAGTTCTCCCTATGAAACCTTCTCTGAACCAGAAAATGATTTAACAACTgcaaaaaatcgaagaaatacTGAATCTACAGAAAAGTGCCTAAGTACAGGATCGCTACCTGGTAAATCTAAACGAGTAAACTTACTCGAACTGAAGGAGAGATTATCTTCACCAAATAAAGatcaaaacaaaattaatgagCAAACTGAAACCGAGAAAAAGTGCGCACGCGTGGTAAAAAATctgaatgaatttttgaattttacaaGCCTTAATCGTAGTAAAGTAACGCCAAGCGATACTGAGCCAGAATTAAG ACGCGTTTCGAGTGAAAGCGGAGTTATAAGAGTATTAAAAGATGAGCCTAGTTCACCGGATGATCCTACAGATTTTTTTCCGATGACTACTTCAATGACTAGAGAATTAAGACTGGAATTAGAATCACTGGATCGACAAGTCTTTGGACCATCGCCGCCCAGTGATCAACAGTGCGATTGCGTTCTTTCAAAACGGGAAAGTGAACTTGCTGAAAATGAAACTGATACCGAATTAGCAAGATGTAGCCCAGCCGCAGATGTATTTGTTTGGGAAAATCCACTTCACACGTTACAGCCTAAACCTCATCCAGCTACTCCGGATGAACAAGCAGAACTTGAATACGACGGAGAAATACTGGAGGACCAAAATGGTGTTAAATCTGTTACTCCTATTAGACTGTTAAAACGTACTACTAg GTCTGAATCGGCATCAGATAgcgaagaaacagaaaatttgcATCAAAGTGCAGCTATACCAGAAAGTCCAACTAAGCCACCTGTACAAGAACACTGTGAAGAAGCTACAGAACTCACGAATCTTATACCAGCTGGTACAAATGAAGATCAACTAGGCGAAAGTTCTTTACCTCCACCTAACGAATTTGGCGGTGGCAATCCCTTCCTTATGTTTTTGTGCATTACACTCTTGCTTCAACACAGAGACTTTGTCATGCGTAATCAAATGGACTATAACGAAATGGCAATGCATTTCGATAAAATGGTCCGACGTCACAACGTACTTCAAGTGCTCAATCAAGCGAGACAACTATTCGCTGGTTATCTTAGAAGGCATTCCTTTTCGTCATCAACGCTAAAATCTGATTCAAACGTATAG
- the LOC144473386 gene encoding growth hormone-inducible transmembrane protein, which yields MLLARACRACTLPTLSVLLKNPVASKPLIPRIQSSRLFASDGRSAYTRSARRSATVREQAMAPAGETAFNIGKGAVAGGAVIGLASLCYYGLGLSSSTGAIDRTGLWPQYVKDRIKATYAYFGASIAASAASAAFCLRSPTIMNLVMRQGWGALIVTMGAMMGSGMLVHSIPYKEGFGAKQIAWLAHTGIVGAVLAPLYLMGGPLVLRAAWYTAGAVCGLSTVAVCAPSEKFLNMGGPLALGLGVVFASSIGSMFLPPSTALGAGLHSMALYGGLVLFSMFLLYDTQRIVKQAEQHPKYAYDGRPYDPINNAISIYMDTLNIFTRILMILAGGGGSKRK from the exons ATGCTGCTCGCCAGGGCCTGTCGGGCTTGTACGTTACCGACTTTAtcagttttattgaaaaatccTGTCGCCTCGAAACCGCTTATCCCAAGGATTCAGTCTTCGAGATTGTTCGCCAGCGATGGACGTAGTGCATATACTAGATCTGCTCGCAGATCTGCGACAGTTAGAGAGCAGGCGATGGCTCCAGCAGGTGAAACAG CATTCAATATTGGAAAAGGTGCTGTGGCCGGTGGTGCTGTAATAGGATTAGCTAGTTTATGTTATTATGGATTGGGACTTTCATCATCCACAGGTGCCATAGATCGCACAgg GTTATGGCCACAATACGTGAAAGATAGAATTAAAGCCACATATGCATATTTTGGTGCATCTATAGCAGCTAGTGCAGCATCTGCTGCTTTTTGTTTACGCTCGCCGACTATAATGAATTTAGTAATGCGTCAAGGTTGGGGAGCTTTGATTGTTACCATGGGAGCTATGATGGGTAGTGGAATGTTGGTTCATAGTATTCCTTACAAGGAAGGGTTTGGAGCAAAACAAATAGCATGGTTAGCTCACACTGGTATTGTTGGTGCAGTTCTCGCACCTCTATATTTGATGGGTGGTCCCCTGGTACTTAGAGCAGCGTGGTATACTGCTGGAGCAGTTTGTGGTTTATCAACAGTAGCTGTTTGTGCCCCAagtgaaaaattcctaaatatGGGAGGACCGCTAGCACTTGGCCTGGGAGTTGTATTCGCAAGTTCCATAGGTTCAATGTTTCTGCCTCCATCAACAGCACTGGGTGCTGGTTTACATTCTATGGCTTTATATGGGGGCTTAGTTTTGTTCTCCATGTTTCTTCTGTATGACACACAGAGGATTGTTAAACAAGCAGAGCAACATCCAAAATACGCATATGATGGGAGGCCATACGATCCAATCAATAA tgccatttctatttatatggatacattgaatattttcacgaGGATCCTCATGATATTGGCAGGTGGAGGCGGCAGCAAGCgaaagtaa
- the LOC144473387 gene encoding selenoprotein K, protein MVYVSKDGQVLQTIPLTKKIFGFFTGIFYMFVLFFQTMVNPDMNKYGNDYSRNYRPGAGPQPPSRRLGRPNMRDNVNIPFGGCSSCAR, encoded by the exons ATGGTTTATGTGTCGAAAG ATGGACAAGTTTTGCAAACTATACCATtgacgaaaaaaatatttggttTCTTTACTGgtatattttacatgtttgttttatt TTTTCAAACAATGGTGAATCCTGACATGAACAAATATGGAAATGATTATTCAAGAAACTACAGACCTGGAGCTGG GCCACAACCACCATCGCGTAGATTGGGAAGACCTAACATGAGAGATAATGTGAACATTCCATTTGGTGGATGCAGCAGTTGCGCTCGCTAA
- the Cyp4aa1 gene encoding putative cytochrome P450 4aa1 — MVFLKWDQTPGGVWTYLAIIASIYILYVLKTYIRVVYFISHLSGPPTVPILGNADNLLKDNILYALGHEARAYGRVFRLWLTGLPTVMLLEPEDIQVILGSMKHTKKMFFYKLLDNFLGKGLITTDVETWRTHRKFLQPAFHLNILEKFSITFAECANRLMAEFVFYNDQEVNITTFINDSVYDILSETVLGIKRASQRSKGDCMDELPFRKGQMMFLYRLVRPWLLVEWIYRLTKYGREETKQRKDLFDTCYRMMKDMREKTRMKALELDDEAKANRRISLLEYMVEMNEKNPCFTDADIVEECCTFMLAGQDSVGSATAMSMFLLAKHPEWQEKCIQELDEIFGGDTRMPTMKDLKEMKCLEMCIKESLRLYPSVPLIARKLGEDVKIGNHVIPEGCDIIMSIYSTHRLPKYYPDPEAYKPERFSLDNNEKRHPYAYIPFSAGPRNCIGYKFAMLEMKSMISSVLRKCRLETIPGKESVMPKFRMTIRAEGGLWVKVLSREQKLKTSAVY, encoded by the exons ATGGTGTTCCTAAAG TGGGACCAAACGCCAGGAGGGGTGTGGACATACCTCGCCATTATAGCAAGCATTTATATCTTGTACGTCCTAAAGACTTACATCAGGGTCGTCTATTTCATTTCACACTTGAGTGGTCCGCCAACTGTACCAATTTTGGGAAATGCAGACAATCTCCTTAAAGACAATA TACTCTATGCATTGGGACACGAGGCTCGAGCTTATGGTCGCGTCTTCAGATTATGGTTGACTGGCCTACCGACTGTGATGCTGTTGGAACCTGAAGACATTCAAGTGATCCTCGGCAGCATGAAACAcacgaaaaaaatgtttttctataAACTTCTCGACAATTTCCTTGGGAAAGGATTGATTACCACGGACGTCGAAACATGGCGAACACACCGGAAGTTTCTGCAACCGGCATTCCACCTTAACATTCTCGAGAAGTTCTCGATCACTTTCGCAGAGTGCGCGAATCGTTTGATGGCCGAGTTCGTCTTTTATAATGACCAGGAAGTTAATATTACCACGTTCATCAACGATTCTGTGTACGACATTTTAAGCG AAACGGTTCTGGGAATAAAACGAGCGAGCCAACGTTCGAAAGGCGATTGCATGGACGAACTACCCTTTAGAAA GGGACAGATGATGTTCCTGTATCGTCTGGTGAGGCCATGGCTGTTGGTCGAATGGATTTATCGGCTGACAAAGTACGGCAGAGAGGAAACGAAACAACGAAAAGATCTCTTCGACACGTGCTATCGTATGATGAAAGACATGCGCGAGAAAACGCGAATGAAGGCTCTCGAGCTTGACGACGAGGCGAAGGCAAATAGGAGGATCTCTTTACTGGAGTACATGGTAGAGATGAACGAGAAGAATCCTTGTTTCACCGACGCGGACATCGTCGAGGAATGTTGCACGTTCATGCTGGCCGGGCAAGACTCGGTCGGTTCTGCGACGGCGATGTCGATGTTCCTTTTAGCAAAACACCCCGAGTGGCAAGAGAAATGCATCCAGGAGCTTGATGAAATTTTCGGGGGCGACACGAGAATGCCGACGATGAAAGACCTGAAGGAAATGAAGTGTCTGGAAATGTGCATCAAAGAGAGCCTCAGACTGTATCCGAGTGTGCCACTCATAGCGAGGAAATTGGGCGAAGACGTGAAAATAG gAAATCACGTGATACCAGAGGGGTGCGACATTATCATGTCGATATACAGTACGCATCGTTTGCCAAAGTATTATCCGGATCCTGAGGCATACAAGCCCGAACGGTTTAGTTTagataataacgaaaaaaggCATCCATACGCTTACATACCTTTCAGCGCTGGACCTAGAAATTGCATCg GTTACAAGTTTGCGATGCTGGAAATGAAATCCATGATCAGTTCGGTCCTTCGAAAATGTCGATTAGAAACAATCCCTGGTAAAGAAAGCGTGATGCCGAAGTTTCGAATGACTATCAGAGCGGAAGGTGGACTCTGGGTAAAAGTTTTGTCACgcgaacagaaattaaaaacgtcTGCAGTTTATTGA